A stretch of Desulfitobacterium dichloroeliminans LMG P-21439 DNA encodes these proteins:
- a CDS encoding YitT family protein, whose amino-acid sequence MEWRKNSLRVPWMHFNRLAAISIGAFIVAASINSLILPNKIADGGVTGIAIIIYYLTNLSVSKIVILLNIPLFIVGWKMVGRMFLIYSMIGVGVFSLALDITKVIPNPTSDPLLACIFAGVVSGIGMGIIFRSRGSLGGTDILAVFFSRTTSFSVGQVLMVIDALIFVAAAIFLGPERAMYAMIYMFIATKVIDMVQEGINPSKSVLVVTQDPQGVAKDIMEKLDRGVTLFQAKGAYSNEDKEVVYCVINRTEMSQIKEIIRNRDPKAFLSISDVPEVVGEGFSAWKGH is encoded by the coding sequence ATGGAATGGAGAAAAAACTCGCTACGGGTACCATGGATGCATTTTAATAGATTAGCAGCAATTAGTATCGGTGCTTTCATCGTCGCTGCCAGCATTAATTCCTTGATATTGCCCAATAAGATAGCAGATGGAGGAGTTACGGGGATTGCGATTATTATTTATTACTTAACCAATCTATCCGTTAGTAAAATCGTGATCCTTTTGAACATCCCTCTATTTATCGTAGGCTGGAAAATGGTAGGGCGAATGTTTCTGATCTACAGCATGATCGGAGTGGGAGTATTTTCTCTCGCTTTAGATATAACGAAAGTAATACCTAATCCGACGAGTGATCCTTTACTGGCATGTATTTTTGCCGGCGTCGTGAGCGGTATTGGTATGGGAATAATTTTCCGTAGTCGTGGGTCTTTGGGTGGAACCGATATTCTCGCTGTGTTCTTTAGCCGCACCACATCCTTTAGTGTGGGGCAGGTTCTGATGGTGATCGATGCTTTGATTTTTGTTGCTGCCGCAATTTTTCTGGGACCGGAAAGAGCCATGTATGCGATGATTTACATGTTTATTGCGACGAAGGTTATTGACATGGTTCAGGAGGGTATAAATCCCTCTAAGAGTGTCCTTGTTGTCACTCAGGACCCTCAGGGAGTTGCCAAAGACATCATGGAAAAGCTGGATCGTGGAGTCACGCTTTTTCAAGCAAAGGGTGCCTATTCTAATGAGGATAAAGAAGTAGTCTACTGTGTCATCAATCGGACGGAAATGTCGCAAATAAAAGAGATTATTCGCAATCGCGACCCTAAGGCCTTCCTGTCTATTTCCGATGTGCCGGAAGTGGTTGGCGAGGGATTCTCTGCTTGGAAAGGACACTGA
- a CDS encoding tetratricopeptide repeat protein — MLRKKRSSRGYKKRKRLLKILIGGILIFGILFLSSPYLKHVMAFRGAIDRYDFIALSQELSWMEDKAGWLKVVPAIREGELWLKLNQGSYENLEADLLKYDDDTQRLWLLQLYCLQGKPKEAESILQTFKAFPLQRLAEGLLWYEEESYEEAVNVLLTINDTDLNREEQVLKNIALTRSHMAIGDLDRAQKSWRTASETSSAHPQVLATEYDLALTLGQWDRAKELSRQLVVTDNISYTQQLLVKKAILSLVIGERERYEDTLKEIDKLEDGEACLQYLAGIEVYEHGDFVKAAEHLQGALDLGLPQFVEKDAIIALQQANERIEAENALQKITGK; from the coding sequence ATGTTAAGGAAAAAGAGATCCTCAAGAGGATATAAAAAAAGAAAGCGCCTCCTGAAAATCCTCATTGGTGGGATCCTCATCTTCGGCATTCTTTTTTTGAGTAGTCCCTATTTAAAACATGTCATGGCCTTTCGAGGGGCTATCGATCGTTATGATTTTATTGCTCTTTCTCAGGAGCTCAGTTGGATGGAGGATAAGGCCGGCTGGCTTAAAGTAGTACCGGCAATTCGCGAGGGTGAGCTTTGGCTGAAGCTTAATCAAGGAAGTTATGAAAATTTAGAAGCGGATTTGCTGAAATATGATGACGATACCCAACGTTTATGGCTTTTACAGCTCTATTGCCTTCAAGGAAAGCCTAAAGAGGCGGAATCAATTCTGCAAACATTTAAGGCGTTTCCTCTGCAAAGACTTGCCGAAGGTTTATTATGGTATGAGGAAGAGTCATATGAGGAGGCTGTAAATGTTCTGCTTACGATTAATGACACTGACCTTAATCGGGAGGAACAAGTATTAAAGAATATTGCTCTAACGAGAAGCCACATGGCCATAGGTGATCTAGACCGGGCCCAAAAATCTTGGCGAACCGCTTCTGAGACCTCTTCTGCACACCCGCAGGTTTTGGCAACTGAATATGACTTAGCCCTGACCTTAGGTCAATGGGATAGAGCCAAAGAGCTGAGTCGTCAGCTTGTCGTGACTGATAACATTTCATATACTCAGCAATTATTAGTGAAAAAGGCGATTTTGTCGCTTGTTATCGGTGAACGCGAGAGATATGAAGATACCCTCAAGGAAATAGACAAGCTGGAGGATGGGGAAGCTTGTCTTCAATATTTAGCAGGAATTGAAGTGTATGAACACGGTGACTTTGTAAAAGCTGCTGAGCATCTTCAAGGGGCATTGGATTTAGGTTTACCACAGTTTGTCGAGAAAGACGCCATCATTGCTTTACAGCAAGCAAATGAGCGCATTGAAGCTGAGAATGCTTTGCAGAAAATTACTGGAAAGTGA
- a CDS encoding peptide ABC transporter substrate-binding protein has translation MKRKTTLVLVIIMILSLTLTACGKTSTPAQSDAEKAPKQLVAQIGPNPETLDPALNSAVDGGNMLLFAFDCLLNVDKDNKIIPGAAEKWETSPDGLTWTFHLREGLKWSDGSPLTAKDFVYSWKRVADPATAAPYGQTMLGMVKGFDEAAGGNPDALAVSAPDDKTFVVELANPTAYFDSLAAFAALSPVQQATIEANGDAWATKPESYIGNGPFYISEWVPSSYILFTKNPNYRDAASIKLDSIKLLLIEDSNAAYAAYKTGEAMMIKDVPTAEIPSLQGNSEFYIDPLLGTYYVDLNNTLDQFSDPRVRMALSLAIDRKYVAETLMQGTYTPASNFIGTGVADWDGSSFMDNANGGKPYISIDDHEGNLTKAKELLAEAGYPEGKGFPAITYSLNDAGYHKVVAQYIQQAWKELGLTVSVEVVEWASFTPQRRAGDYQISRDGWLFDYNDASNMLELMYSTNGNNNAKYNSPAFDALMDKAAAEVDPKTRSGYLHQAEDVMMADAAIIPIAYYNQFYLQSPKITGSWYSPYGYWYFQYADIAE, from the coding sequence ATGAAAAGAAAGACTACCCTAGTGTTGGTCATCATCATGATCCTATCCCTTACTCTTACCGCTTGCGGTAAAACGTCCACTCCCGCTCAATCTGACGCGGAGAAAGCCCCCAAACAACTTGTGGCCCAGATAGGTCCCAATCCCGAGACCCTTGACCCTGCTTTGAACAGTGCAGTGGACGGTGGCAACATGCTCCTATTTGCCTTTGACTGTTTGCTCAATGTGGACAAAGACAACAAGATTATTCCCGGTGCCGCTGAGAAATGGGAGACCAGTCCAGATGGCTTGACCTGGACCTTCCATCTGCGTGAAGGGCTGAAGTGGTCCGATGGATCACCCTTAACTGCCAAGGATTTTGTGTACAGTTGGAAACGGGTTGCTGATCCTGCTACCGCTGCGCCCTATGGTCAAACCATGCTTGGCATGGTGAAAGGTTTTGATGAGGCTGCCGGCGGCAATCCTGATGCCCTAGCCGTTTCTGCACCTGATGACAAGACTTTCGTTGTTGAACTGGCTAATCCTACCGCTTACTTTGATAGCCTAGCCGCCTTCGCGGCCTTGAGCCCTGTACAACAGGCTACTATTGAAGCTAATGGCGATGCTTGGGCGACAAAACCCGAGAGCTATATCGGTAATGGACCCTTCTATATCAGTGAATGGGTACCTAGCTCCTATATTCTATTTACTAAAAATCCAAATTACCGCGATGCGGCTTCTATTAAACTGGATTCCATCAAGCTGCTTCTCATCGAGGATTCTAATGCAGCTTACGCCGCCTATAAGACCGGCGAAGCCATGATGATTAAGGATGTACCAACTGCAGAAATTCCATCTCTGCAGGGCAACAGCGAATTCTATATTGACCCTCTGCTCGGTACCTATTATGTTGACTTAAATAATACCTTAGACCAATTCTCGGATCCCCGTGTCCGTATGGCTTTGAGCTTGGCCATCGACCGCAAATACGTGGCTGAAACTCTGATGCAAGGCACCTATACCCCTGCCTCTAATTTCATCGGCACAGGTGTAGCCGATTGGGATGGAAGCAGCTTCATGGACAATGCCAATGGCGGTAAGCCATATATTAGTATTGATGATCATGAAGGAAACCTAACCAAAGCCAAAGAGCTTTTGGCTGAGGCTGGTTATCCCGAAGGTAAAGGCTTCCCTGCCATTACGTACTCCCTCAATGATGCTGGTTATCACAAAGTGGTTGCCCAATACATTCAACAAGCTTGGAAGGAATTGGGACTTACAGTGAGCGTGGAAGTAGTCGAGTGGGCAAGCTTCACTCCTCAGCGCCGTGCAGGTGATTATCAAATTAGCCGCGATGGTTGGTTGTTTGATTACAATGATGCCTCCAATATGTTGGAACTGATGTACAGCACCAATGGCAACAACAATGCCAAGTATAACAGCCCAGCTTTTGATGCACTGATGGATAAAGCGGCTGCTGAAGTCGATCCTAAGACGCGTTCCGGCTATTTGCATCAGGCTGAAGATGTCATGATGGCTGATGCTGCGATCATACCGATCGCTTATTACAATCAGTTCTATCTACAAAGCCCCAAAATCACAGGTTCCTGGTACTCTCCTTACGGCTACTGGTACTTCCAGTACGCCGACATCGCAGAATAA
- the yhbH gene encoding sporulation protein YhbH has product MSDDIIVSREDWSLHRKGYLDQSRHKEKVQEVIKKQLGDLIVDESIIISDGKKTMKVPMRSLEEFRFRFDYNKRNHTGQGNKKMKDGEILARDNARKHVAGNSQGAGEEPGIDIYEAEVTYEDLAAILFDELQLPNLDDKKRPLIAHDKPEFRDIRKKGLMANIDKKRTLIESIKRQALAGKRQNLCITPEDLRFKTWETHPNYETNAVIIAMMDTSGSMGQFEKYISRTFFFWMVRFLREKYENVEMRFLAHHTEAKEVTEEEFFTRGESGGTRCSSVYQLALEMIQREYPPAHYNIYPVHFTDGDNIGSDNTRAMNLMQKLVEISQVVGYGEILRTHYSSTLMTTLRRIADPKLRLVTIRDRQEVYEALKTVFS; this is encoded by the coding sequence ATGAGTGATGATATTATTGTCAGCCGCGAGGACTGGAGCCTACATCGTAAGGGGTATCTGGATCAAAGTCGACATAAGGAGAAGGTACAAGAGGTCATCAAAAAGCAGCTGGGTGATTTAATTGTCGATGAAAGTATCATCATCAGTGATGGCAAGAAAACTATGAAAGTCCCCATGCGGTCATTGGAGGAGTTCCGCTTTCGGTTTGATTACAACAAAAGGAATCATACCGGGCAAGGAAACAAGAAAATGAAGGATGGAGAAATTCTCGCTCGAGATAATGCGCGTAAGCATGTGGCTGGAAATAGTCAGGGTGCTGGGGAGGAGCCTGGGATCGATATCTACGAGGCTGAAGTCACCTATGAAGATTTGGCGGCCATCCTTTTTGATGAGTTGCAACTTCCTAATTTAGACGATAAAAAACGACCTTTGATTGCCCATGATAAGCCAGAATTTAGGGATATACGCAAAAAAGGTCTGATGGCCAACATCGATAAGAAACGCACTTTAATCGAAAGTATTAAGAGGCAAGCGTTGGCGGGGAAAAGGCAGAATCTGTGCATCACTCCCGAGGATCTGCGTTTTAAGACTTGGGAAACTCATCCCAATTACGAAACCAATGCGGTTATTATTGCTATGATGGATACCTCTGGATCCATGGGACAATTTGAAAAGTACATTTCGCGAACCTTCTTTTTCTGGATGGTACGTTTCTTAAGAGAGAAATATGAAAATGTCGAGATGCGCTTTTTGGCCCATCATACGGAAGCGAAAGAAGTGACGGAAGAAGAGTTCTTCACCCGGGGAGAGAGCGGGGGTACCCGCTGCTCCTCTGTTTATCAACTTGCCCTTGAAATGATTCAGCGGGAATATCCTCCGGCTCATTATAATATTTATCCGGTTCATTTTACCGATGGAGATAATATTGGTTCTGATAACACTCGAGCAATGAATCTTATGCAAAAATTAGTGGAAATTAGCCAGGTGGTGGGCTATGGAGAAATTCTCCGAACCCATTATTCCAGCACCCTGATGACGACGTTGAGGCGTATTGCCGATCCCAAGCTCCGCTTGGTGACGATTCGCGATCGCCAAGAGGTTTATGAAGCCTTGAAAACAGTATTTTCATAA
- a CDS encoding PrkA family serine protein kinase, whose translation MEVIQWLRNFRDSEEALVWNGNFSEYLQMVVENPNLAMHAHARIYEMIHKAGIKDLNNQKSYAFFNKELFGMEKTLERLVEEYFHSAAKRMDVRKRILLLMGPVSGGKSTIVTMLKNGLEEYTRTEEGAVYAIDGCPMHEDPLHLLPQVLREEFEQKYGIRIEGNLCPVCRLRVEEEFHGYVENVPVKRVLFSEEKRVGIGTFTPSDPKSQDIADLTGSIDFSTITEYGSESDPRAYRFDGELNKANRGLMEFQEMLKSDEKFLWNLLSLSQEGNFKAGRFALISADELIIAHTNENEYKSFVANKKNEALQSRIIVIPVPYNLKVSSEIKIYEKLIQQSDLKGVHLAPHSLWTASVFSIISRMKPSKKQGMDLVKKMRLYDGEDVEGFNQKDIKDIMTEGEEQGEGMSGVDPRYVINRISTALIRDQKSCINALDILRALKDGLSQHTSITKEERENLVNLISLARKEYDEVAKKEVQKAFVYAYEESAKSLLNNYLDNVEAYCNSTKLYDSITGEELEPDEQLMRSIEEQIGVSENAKKAFREEILIRISIYARKSKTFQYTSHERLREAIEKKLFADLKDVIKVTTSVSHPDQEQLRRINEVTDRLIQLHGYCPVCANEIVKYVGSLLNR comes from the coding sequence ATGGAAGTAATACAATGGCTTAGGAATTTCAGAGATAGTGAAGAAGCTTTAGTTTGGAACGGAAATTTTAGCGAGTACCTGCAAATGGTGGTAGAGAATCCTAATTTAGCGATGCATGCCCATGCTCGAATCTATGAGATGATTCACAAAGCAGGCATTAAAGATCTAAACAATCAAAAAAGTTATGCATTCTTTAATAAAGAACTCTTTGGTATGGAAAAAACCTTAGAACGTTTGGTAGAGGAGTACTTTCATTCAGCAGCTAAACGGATGGATGTTAGAAAGAGAATTCTTCTGCTTATGGGCCCTGTTAGCGGCGGGAAGTCGACCATCGTCACCATGTTGAAGAATGGCTTGGAAGAATATACTCGAACAGAGGAGGGAGCTGTATACGCTATTGACGGCTGCCCTATGCATGAGGATCCCTTGCACCTGCTTCCCCAGGTTCTGCGCGAAGAATTTGAACAGAAATACGGAATTCGCATTGAAGGGAATCTTTGTCCGGTCTGTCGGCTGCGGGTAGAAGAGGAGTTTCATGGCTATGTAGAAAATGTTCCAGTAAAACGAGTCCTTTTTTCCGAAGAGAAGCGGGTGGGCATCGGCACGTTTACCCCTTCTGATCCAAAGTCTCAAGATATTGCCGATCTGACGGGAAGCATTGACTTCTCAACCATCACGGAATATGGTTCAGAATCAGATCCTCGAGCTTACCGCTTTGACGGCGAATTGAATAAGGCCAATCGCGGACTTATGGAATTCCAAGAAATGCTCAAATCGGATGAGAAATTTCTCTGGAACCTCTTGAGCCTCTCTCAAGAAGGAAATTTCAAAGCGGGACGTTTTGCTTTAATCTCGGCCGATGAACTGATTATTGCCCACACTAACGAAAACGAATATAAATCCTTTGTGGCTAATAAAAAGAATGAAGCCCTTCAATCGCGCATTATTGTCATTCCTGTACCATATAATTTGAAGGTTAGCTCAGAAATCAAGATATATGAGAAACTAATCCAACAAAGCGATCTCAAGGGAGTCCATCTGGCACCTCATAGCCTCTGGACCGCTTCGGTCTTTAGTATCATCTCACGAATGAAGCCCTCGAAGAAACAGGGTATGGATTTAGTTAAGAAAATGCGCCTTTATGATGGGGAAGATGTAGAAGGATTTAATCAAAAAGATATTAAGGACATCATGACGGAAGGGGAAGAGCAAGGGGAAGGTATGAGTGGCGTTGATCCTCGCTATGTCATCAATCGCATATCAACAGCGCTGATTAGAGATCAGAAGTCTTGCATTAATGCCTTGGACATTCTGCGGGCTCTTAAGGATGGTTTATCACAACATACCTCGATTACTAAGGAAGAAAGAGAGAATCTCGTCAACCTAATTTCTCTGGCCCGTAAAGAATACGATGAAGTAGCCAAGAAGGAAGTCCAAAAGGCTTTTGTATACGCCTATGAAGAATCAGCTAAGTCCTTACTTAATAACTACTTGGACAATGTAGAGGCCTACTGCAACTCGACCAAACTTTATGATTCCATAACAGGGGAAGAGCTTGAGCCCGATGAACAACTGATGCGCAGTATTGAAGAGCAGATTGGGGTATCAGAAAATGCAAAAAAAGCTTTTCGGGAAGAGATTCTCATTCGTATCTCAATTTATGCCCGTAAAAGTAAAACCTTTCAATATACATCCCATGAACGGCTTAGAGAGGCTATCGAGAAAAAGTTGTTCGCCGATCTTAAGGATGTAATAAAGGTCACCACCTCGGTGAGTCATCCGGATCAAGAGCAATTGCGCCGCATCAATGAAGTAACAGACCGTCTTATACAGCTTCATGGCTATTGTCCCGTTTGTGCCAACGAGATTGTAAAATATGTCGGTTCCCTTCTCAATCGCTAA
- a CDS encoding polysaccharide deacetylase family protein yields the protein MRFIVFKRPSWRNVMLWAILLFVVLAYRENVISVFSSKLKPIYSAVVTTNEIGLTFDISWGEKTAEPILNILKEKGVKATFFISSPWASKHEDLVKRMVADGHEIASHGNRHVDLNTLGPGEIEREITSAHAVLEELTGQNISLLRPPNGAYDNKLISVSARLGYQVIQWSVDSLDWKRPGPEAVINNVLNGLPKGHGAGPGDIILFHASDSAPDTIKALPVVIDRLQSKNYQLIPVGQLLKSATETWPPESNLPPLEKPAATP from the coding sequence ATGCGATTTATTGTATTCAAACGGCCATCTTGGCGAAACGTCATGCTGTGGGCTATTCTCTTATTCGTTGTGCTCGCCTATCGCGAAAATGTAATATCTGTCTTCTCCAGCAAGTTAAAACCAATATATTCGGCTGTAGTAACCACCAATGAAATCGGCCTCACCTTCGACATCAGTTGGGGTGAAAAAACTGCTGAGCCTATCCTGAATATATTAAAGGAAAAGGGTGTCAAGGCGACTTTTTTCATATCCAGCCCTTGGGCTTCAAAACATGAAGATTTAGTCAAACGAATGGTTGCCGATGGTCATGAAATCGCTTCTCATGGCAATCGACATGTGGACTTAAACACCTTAGGCCCTGGCGAAATCGAACGCGAAATAACCAGTGCTCATGCAGTTCTGGAGGAGCTCACCGGTCAAAATATTTCCTTATTAAGACCACCCAATGGGGCTTACGATAATAAGCTGATTAGTGTCTCTGCTAGGCTAGGATACCAAGTCATTCAATGGAGTGTGGACTCTCTAGATTGGAAAAGGCCCGGACCTGAAGCAGTAATTAACAACGTTCTCAATGGTCTTCCTAAGGGTCATGGTGCAGGTCCCGGAGATATCATTCTCTTCCACGCCTCAGATTCAGCTCCTGACACGATTAAAGCACTTCCAGTGGTCATTGATCGCTTGCAGTCCAAGAATTATCAACTCATCCCCGTAGGCCAACTACTTAAAAGCGCCACAGAAACTTGGCCTCCTGAAAGCAATTTACCACCTTTGGAAAAACCGGCGGCTACCCCATAA
- a CDS encoding tetratricopeptide repeat protein — protein sequence MKEESLDIWRTLMEKGTTYLAQADYIQAEDYYRRAIRIAKKLDVPLVKAFSLRLMATVQVKQGKIEAAEKGFREALQICEEVSNYKGMSEAFAGLASIAVEKDTWESAIYWFNRAIEVYPSESPPLRLAMLYSDLGQVYSALERWSEAQISYKNALELCHRYSYPKGEGELSVLIGESCYRQGNQKDAIVHIRYSCKIFASLGEELSLANALQYYAFMKFEQQSLTEALAAMQRAVILQMRNQLWSDASESSYFMAKILQNLGYLDEAQYYLELSIQYCTDLENSLAIRLQSLGKLMVNKEEYGQAKGYLLEASTIFEQLGDDLRLGECYEYLAFLLDAMGEEEEGEYFRKEAKRMIAGYHAHSLSAVQRLAEYYESRRQYLDALQCFWQSIEIAHDIGYETIDLERAVQRVSRKIRHKK from the coding sequence ATGAAAGAAGAGAGTTTGGATATTTGGCGAACCCTGATGGAAAAAGGTACTACCTATTTAGCACAAGCAGATTACATTCAAGCAGAGGATTACTATAGGCGGGCAATAAGAATCGCCAAAAAGTTAGACGTACCTTTAGTTAAGGCATTTTCTCTAAGATTGATGGCTACTGTTCAAGTTAAGCAAGGTAAAATCGAAGCAGCTGAAAAAGGCTTTCGCGAAGCCTTGCAAATTTGTGAAGAGGTATCTAATTATAAAGGAATGTCTGAAGCATTTGCTGGTTTAGCAAGTATCGCCGTAGAAAAAGATACTTGGGAAAGTGCTATTTATTGGTTTAACCGTGCTATTGAAGTATACCCTAGCGAGTCGCCCCCTCTACGCTTAGCTATGCTATATAGTGATCTAGGCCAAGTTTACTCAGCTTTAGAGCGATGGTCGGAAGCCCAAATTAGCTACAAGAACGCGTTAGAGCTGTGTCATCGGTACAGTTACCCGAAAGGTGAGGGGGAATTAAGTGTACTGATTGGAGAATCCTGTTACCGACAAGGTAACCAGAAAGATGCTATTGTCCATATTCGTTACTCCTGCAAGATTTTTGCTAGTCTAGGCGAAGAGTTGTCATTAGCCAATGCTCTGCAATACTACGCTTTTATGAAATTTGAACAGCAAAGCCTTACGGAGGCCCTCGCCGCAATGCAAAGGGCAGTAATATTACAGATGAGGAATCAGCTATGGAGCGATGCCAGCGAATCTAGTTACTTTATGGCAAAAATTCTGCAAAACCTGGGGTATCTCGATGAAGCTCAGTATTACTTAGAGCTATCTATTCAATACTGCACAGATTTGGAAAATAGTTTAGCGATTCGCCTGCAGAGCTTGGGCAAATTGATGGTTAATAAAGAAGAATATGGACAGGCTAAAGGATATTTGTTAGAGGCATCAACCATCTTTGAACAGCTAGGAGACGATCTTCGCCTTGGTGAGTGTTATGAATATCTTGCTTTTCTTTTAGATGCGATGGGTGAAGAGGAAGAAGGAGAATATTTCCGTAAAGAAGCCAAGCGTATGATTGCAGGTTATCATGCTCATTCCCTGAGCGCAGTACAACGTTTAGCAGAATATTATGAGAGCAGGCGTCAATACCTGGATGCTCTTCAATGCTTTTGGCAATCCATAGAGATCGCCCATGATATAGGCTATGAGACTATTGATCTGGAACGGGCAGTTCAAAGAGTGTCACGCAAGATTCGTCATAAAAAATAG
- the cobO gene encoding cob(I)yrinic acid a,c-diamide adenosyltransferase has translation MEKLERGLVQIYTGDNKGKTTAALGLTLRAVGHGFHVFILQFMKGRQDYGELQGLKRLEPECQIEQFGLPGWVHKGQAKEADCLEALKGLERARELITSGEWDIVILDEIINAIWFELIPEELVLDLLEAKPGHVEIIMTGRNASSTLIDKAHLVTEMVSIKHPYELGIQARKGIEY, from the coding sequence ATGGAAAAACTGGAACGGGGTTTAGTACAAATTTATACAGGGGACAACAAGGGGAAAACAACAGCAGCTCTGGGTTTGACTTTAAGAGCAGTAGGTCATGGATTCCATGTATTTATCCTGCAGTTTATGAAAGGCCGTCAAGACTATGGTGAGTTGCAGGGACTGAAGCGCTTGGAGCCTGAATGCCAGATCGAACAGTTTGGTTTGCCAGGCTGGGTTCATAAAGGACAGGCAAAAGAAGCAGATTGTCTTGAAGCTCTCAAAGGGCTCGAGCGTGCTCGTGAGCTAATTACATCTGGAGAGTGGGATATTGTTATACTCGACGAGATTATCAACGCAATCTGGTTTGAATTGATTCCGGAAGAGCTGGTCTTGGATCTGTTGGAAGCTAAACCCGGGCATGTAGAAATTATCATGACGGGACGCAATGCTTCATCAACCTTAATAGACAAAGCTCATTTGGTTACGGAAATGGTTTCGATAAAGCATCCTTATGAACTTGGCATTCAAGCCCGTAAGGGAATAGAATATTGA
- a CDS encoding dTMP kinase, protein MGKLIIIEGGDGSGKATQTRNLWNRFTQEGLQAMKVEFPNYASPSSALVKMYLGGEFGSDPNAVNPYAASTFYAVDRYTSYKTIWGKFYHDGGIVLADRYTTSNMIHQAVKIKDADEWESYIGWLKDFEYRLMGLPAPDLVIYLNMPPDYSIHFIANREDKSVVSSQDIHEKNVSYLKESYLNAQKIRIHEQWVNIDCISEGKLKSIEEIHEEIYQAVQGLLVS, encoded by the coding sequence ATGGGAAAGCTCATCATTATCGAAGGCGGGGATGGAAGCGGGAAAGCTACACAAACGAGAAATCTTTGGAATCGCTTCACTCAGGAAGGCCTGCAGGCGATGAAGGTTGAGTTTCCTAATTATGCAAGTCCTTCGTCAGCCCTTGTTAAAATGTACCTTGGCGGAGAATTTGGGAGCGACCCTAACGCGGTGAATCCCTACGCCGCTTCTACTTTTTATGCGGTAGATCGTTATACTTCCTATAAAACTATATGGGGGAAATTTTATCATGATGGTGGAATTGTTCTTGCGGATCGGTACACCACCTCAAATATGATTCATCAAGCTGTCAAAATCAAAGATGCTGATGAATGGGAAAGCTATATAGGGTGGTTGAAAGATTTTGAATATCGACTGATGGGCTTACCAGCACCGGATCTAGTGATTTATCTTAATATGCCTCCTGACTATAGTATTCATTTTATTGCGAATCGAGAGGATAAATCTGTTGTATCTAGCCAAGATATTCACGAAAAAAATGTGTCTTATCTTAAAGAATCCTATCTAAATGCACAGAAGATAAGAATTCACGAACAATGGGTTAATATTGATTGTATATCTGAAGGAAAGCTAAAATCCATTGAGGAAATTCATGAGGAAATCTATCAAGCTGTTCAGGGGCTATTGGTTTCATAA